One genomic region from Streptomyces sp. NBC_01431 encodes:
- the qcrB gene encoding cytochrome bc1 complex cytochrome b subunit, translating to MSTTTDARREAPAGERIADWADGRLGIYSLAKANMRKIFPDHWSFMLGEICMYSFIIIILTGVYLTLFFHPSMNEVVYDGSYVPLQGMSMSEAFNSTMHISFDVRGGLLIRQIHHWAALIFLAGMFVHMMRVFFTGAFRKPREVNWLFGFLLFVLGMFTGFTGYSLPDDLLSGTGVRFMEGAILSMPVVGTYISFFLFGGEFPGGDFVARFYSIHILLLPGIMLGLMVAHLILVFYHKHTQFAGPGRTNKNVVGMPLLPVYMAKAGGFFFLVFGVIAAVAAIATINPIWAIGPYRPDQVSTGAQPDWYMGFSEGLIRVMPGWEINVWGHTLVLGVFIPLMIFPLVLATIAVYPFIESWITGDKREHHIADRPRNAPTRTAFGVAWITWYMVLLVGGGNDLWATHFHLSINVITWFVRISFFVAPVLAFIATKRICLGLQRRDAEKVLHGRESGIIKRLPHGEFIEVHEPLDAGARYKLTAHEQYKPAEIGPAVDENGVARKISRTQKLRAKLSKGYYGEGNQIPKPTAQEYEEITSGHGHH from the coding sequence ATGAGCACCACGACAGACGCACGGCGCGAAGCGCCCGCCGGTGAGCGGATCGCGGACTGGGCGGACGGCCGGCTCGGGATCTACTCCCTGGCCAAGGCCAACATGCGCAAGATCTTCCCGGACCACTGGTCCTTCATGCTCGGCGAGATCTGCATGTACAGCTTCATCATCATCATCCTCACGGGTGTGTATCTGACGCTGTTCTTCCACCCGAGCATGAACGAGGTCGTCTACGACGGCTCGTACGTACCGCTCCAGGGCATGAGCATGTCCGAGGCGTTCAACTCGACCATGCACATCAGCTTCGATGTGCGCGGTGGTCTGCTGATCCGGCAGATCCACCACTGGGCGGCGCTGATCTTCCTCGCCGGCATGTTCGTGCACATGATGCGCGTGTTCTTCACGGGTGCTTTCCGCAAGCCGCGTGAGGTCAACTGGCTGTTCGGCTTCCTGCTGTTCGTCCTGGGCATGTTCACCGGCTTCACCGGTTACTCGCTCCCGGACGACCTGCTCTCCGGCACCGGTGTCCGGTTCATGGAGGGCGCGATCCTCTCCATGCCGGTCGTCGGCACGTACATCTCGTTCTTCCTGTTCGGTGGCGAGTTCCCCGGCGGGGACTTCGTGGCCCGGTTCTACTCGATCCACATCCTGCTGCTGCCGGGCATCATGCTCGGCCTGATGGTGGCTCACCTGATCCTGGTCTTCTACCACAAGCACACCCAGTTCGCGGGCCCGGGACGTACGAACAAGAACGTCGTCGGCATGCCGCTGCTCCCGGTGTACATGGCCAAGGCCGGAGGCTTCTTCTTCCTGGTCTTCGGTGTCATCGCGGCCGTCGCGGCGATCGCCACGATCAACCCGATCTGGGCGATCGGCCCCTACCGTCCGGACCAGGTGTCCACCGGTGCACAGCCCGACTGGTACATGGGCTTCTCCGAAGGCCTGATCCGTGTCATGCCGGGCTGGGAGATCAACGTGTGGGGCCACACGCTGGTCCTGGGTGTGTTCATCCCGCTGATGATCTTCCCGCTGGTCCTGGCGACCATCGCGGTCTACCCGTTCATCGAGTCCTGGATCACCGGGGACAAGCGCGAGCACCACATCGCGGACCGGCCGCGCAACGCTCCGACGCGTACCGCGTTCGGCGTCGCGTGGATCACCTGGTACATGGTGCTGCTCGTGGGTGGTGGAAACGACCTCTGGGCGACCCACTTCCACCTGTCGATCAACGTCATCACCTGGTTCGTCCGGATCTCGTTCTTCGTCGCACCGGTCCTCGCGTTCATCGCCACCAAGCGGATCTGCCTGGGTCTGCAGCGGCGCGACGCGGAGAAGGTGCTGCACGGACGCGAGTCCGGCATCATCAAGCGGCTGCCGCACGGTGAGTTCATCGAGGTCCACGAGCCGCTGGACGCCGGTGCGCGCTACAAGCTCACCGCGCACGAGCAGTACAAGCCGGCCGAGATCGGTCCTGCGGTCGACGAGAACGGTGTCGCCCGCAAGATCTCGCGGACGCAGAAGCTGCGCGCCAAGCTCAGCAAGGGCTACTACGGCGAGGGGAACCAGATCCCCAAGCCGACGGCCCAGGAGTACGAAGAGATCACGAGCGGCCACGGCCACCACTGA
- the trpD gene encoding anthranilate phosphoribosyltransferase has protein sequence MSAVTPTGGDTVAAYSWPGVLDSLLSGADQSEDATAWAMDQIMAGEATNAQIAGFMVALRAKGETVAEITGLVRTMYAHAHLIEVPGPTVDIVGTGGDGAKTVNISTMSAIVVAGTGAKVVKHGNRAASSSSGASDVLEKLGVNLRLSPKRVAQVAEEAGITMCFAVTFHPALRYVAAARKELGIRTTFNVLGPLTNPAKVRAQATGVADPRMAPVVAGVLAERGSSALVFRGDDGLDELTTTATSRVWVVRDGAVREERFDPRDVGIEITSIEALRGGDPSHNAEIVRRLLAGEQGPVRDSVLLNSAAALVALEPGEGPLAGQLGAAMTRAAESIDSGAARLALERWVAASNA, from the coding sequence ATGAGCGCTGTTACCCCCACCGGAGGCGACACCGTGGCGGCCTACTCCTGGCCGGGTGTCCTGGACTCGCTGCTGAGCGGCGCCGACCAGAGCGAGGACGCGACGGCCTGGGCGATGGACCAGATCATGGCCGGCGAGGCGACGAACGCCCAGATCGCGGGTTTCATGGTCGCGCTGCGCGCCAAGGGCGAGACGGTCGCCGAGATCACCGGTCTGGTCCGCACCATGTACGCGCACGCCCATCTGATCGAGGTGCCGGGCCCCACCGTCGACATCGTCGGCACGGGCGGCGACGGCGCCAAGACCGTCAACATCTCCACCATGTCGGCGATCGTGGTCGCCGGGACCGGCGCCAAGGTCGTCAAGCACGGCAACCGCGCCGCCTCCTCCTCCAGCGGCGCCTCCGACGTCCTGGAGAAGCTCGGGGTCAATCTGCGGCTCTCGCCGAAGCGGGTGGCCCAGGTGGCCGAGGAGGCTGGGATCACCATGTGCTTCGCGGTGACCTTCCACCCCGCGCTGCGGTACGTGGCCGCCGCCCGCAAGGAGTTGGGCATCCGCACCACCTTCAACGTGCTGGGCCCGCTCACCAATCCGGCGAAGGTACGCGCCCAGGCGACCGGGGTCGCCGACCCGAGGATGGCACCCGTCGTGGCGGGCGTGCTCGCCGAGCGCGGTTCGTCCGCGCTGGTCTTCCGCGGCGACGACGGTCTGGACGAGCTCACCACCACCGCCACCTCCCGGGTGTGGGTGGTGCGCGACGGCGCCGTCCGCGAGGAGCGGTTCGACCCGCGCGACGTCGGCATCGAGATCACGTCCATCGAAGCGCTGCGCGGCGGGGACCCCTCGCACAACGCGGAGATCGTCCGCCGGCTCCTCGCCGGTGAGCAGGGGCCGGTGCGGGACTCGGTGCTGCTGAACTCGGCGGCCGCGCTGGTCGCCCTGGAACCGGGCGAGGGCCCACTCGCCGGACAGCTCGGCGCCGCGATGACGAGGGCCGCCGAGTCCATCGACTCCGGGGCGGCCCGCCTCGCGCTGGAGCGGTGGGTCGCGGCCAGCAACGCGTGA
- a CDS encoding aminotransferase class V-fold PLP-dependent enzyme, translated as MSARPAASATTLATAVDESADPCCAAPLPVLGRDVTVPLVTGGEVTYAALDYAASAPALQRVWDDVAAYAPYYGSVHRGAGYLSQLSTDLFENSRATVAEFLDCRPGDQVVFTRSTTDSLNLLAQALPADCQVFVFETEHHASLLPWRDARVTYLDAPRTPRQAVETLERALADRDSSPSSQLRSGGDGSNSPALVCVTGASNVTGELWPVKELAAAAHAHGARIVLDAAQLAPHHPVSVRELDVDWIAFSGHKLYAPFGSGVLAGRADWLQDAEPYLAGGGASKKVARRADGGVDVEWHTTAARHEAGSPNVIGVYAIASACKALTEAGFDALVERERHLIATVREGLAAVPEVKVLSLFGDDAPRVGVISFVVKGWNSSHFAAALSAEYGIGVRDGLFCAHPLVRTLLGSDPQEPGECGAPEAEPGERSLNAIRVSFGAGTPDEHVARFVGAVRELVTQGAKWEYRTEDGRCVPAV; from the coding sequence ATGTCCGCACGCCCCGCCGCTTCCGCCACCACCCTCGCCACCGCCGTCGACGAGTCCGCCGACCCCTGCTGTGCCGCGCCGCTGCCGGTGCTCGGCCGCGATGTCACCGTGCCGCTGGTCACCGGCGGCGAGGTGACCTACGCCGCCCTCGACTACGCGGCGAGCGCGCCCGCCCTCCAGCGGGTCTGGGACGACGTCGCCGCGTACGCCCCTTACTACGGCAGTGTGCACCGCGGGGCCGGCTACCTCTCGCAGCTCTCCACCGACCTGTTCGAGAACAGCCGCGCGACGGTCGCGGAGTTCCTCGACTGCCGCCCCGGCGACCAGGTGGTCTTCACCCGCTCCACCACGGACTCGCTCAATCTGCTCGCCCAGGCGCTCCCGGCCGACTGCCAGGTCTTCGTCTTCGAGACCGAGCACCACGCCTCGCTGCTGCCCTGGCGGGACGCCCGGGTCACCTATCTCGACGCGCCGCGCACCCCGCGGCAGGCGGTCGAGACGCTGGAGCGCGCGCTGGCCGACCGCGACTCTTCCCCGAGCTCTCAACTTCGTTCGGGTGGGGATGGCTCCAACAGTCCCGCACTGGTCTGCGTGACCGGTGCATCCAACGTCACCGGTGAGCTGTGGCCGGTGAAGGAACTCGCCGCCGCGGCCCACGCGCACGGCGCCCGCATCGTCCTGGACGCCGCCCAGCTGGCGCCCCACCACCCCGTATCCGTAAGGGAGTTGGACGTCGACTGGATCGCCTTCTCCGGGCACAAGCTGTACGCGCCGTTCGGCTCGGGCGTGCTCGCGGGCCGCGCCGACTGGCTCCAGGACGCCGAGCCGTACCTCGCGGGCGGCGGCGCCTCGAAGAAGGTCGCGCGGCGCGCCGACGGCGGCGTGGACGTCGAGTGGCACACGACGGCGGCCCGCCACGAGGCCGGGTCGCCCAACGTCATCGGCGTCTACGCCATCGCCTCCGCCTGCAAGGCGCTGACCGAGGCGGGCTTCGACGCGCTTGTCGAGCGGGAGCGGCACCTGATCGCGACGGTGCGCGAGGGCCTCGCGGCGGTGCCGGAGGTCAAGGTCCTCTCGCTGTTCGGCGACGACGCGCCCCGGGTCGGCGTCATCTCGTTCGTCGTCAAGGGCTGGAACAGCTCGCACTTCGCGGCGGCGCTCTCGGCGGAGTACGGGATCGGGGTGCGCGACGGCCTCTTCTGCGCCCACCCGCTGGTGCGCACGCTGCTCGGTAGCGACCCGCAGGAGCCGGGCGAGTGCGGTGCGCCGGAGGCCGAGCCGGGCGAGCGGTCGCTGAACGCGATCCGGGTGAGCTTCGGGGCGGGGACGCCGGACGAGCACGTGGCCCGCTTCGTGGGGGCGGTGCGGGAGCTGGTTACGCAGGGAGCGAAGTGGGAGTACCGCACCGAGGATGGCCGCTGCGTCCCGGCAGTGTGA
- a CDS encoding Lrp/AsnC family transcriptional regulator yields the protein MITAIVLIKTSVDRIPEIAESIAALESVSEVYSVTGTYDLIALVRVARHDDLADIIPGSISKIPGVEGTDTHVAFRTYSQHDLEAAFAIGLDS from the coding sequence GTGATCACCGCGATCGTGCTCATCAAGACCAGCGTGGACCGGATTCCCGAGATCGCGGAATCGATCGCGGCGCTCGAAAGCGTCAGCGAGGTGTACTCGGTGACGGGTACCTACGACCTGATCGCGCTGGTCCGGGTGGCCCGCCACGACGACCTGGCGGACATCATCCCCGGCAGCATCAGCAAGATTCCCGGGGTCGAGGGCACGGATACGCATGTCGCGTTCCGCACGTACTCCCAGCACGACCTGGAAGCCGCGTTCGCCATCGGCCTGGACTCCTGA
- a CDS encoding rhomboid family intramembrane serine protease: MVKWRGAAILKGAVRGPAVTYALIAACCLLFVVSPASGLNPAYGTGDAILSSQSDYFARWGVIPSELLAGRPPALLTPLTALFVHGSWLHLLGNMLFLYVFGVMTEERMGRVEFALFYLASGYLALFAYAAAHAGSQQTLVGASGAISAVLGAFLCLFPRARVTSIFPFLLFLPLRLPAWVVLVFWFALQWLAIRSQAAGPGVAYLAHLVGFGLGFLYAWARFRRTDRVKRRRPVGPAGAAATEGESQP, translated from the coding sequence ATGGTCAAGTGGCGGGGGGCGGCGATCCTCAAGGGTGCGGTGCGGGGTCCGGCGGTGACGTACGCGCTGATCGCCGCCTGCTGTCTGCTCTTCGTCGTCAGCCCGGCGTCCGGCCTCAACCCGGCATACGGAACCGGCGACGCGATCCTCAGCTCCCAGAGCGACTACTTCGCCCGCTGGGGCGTGATCCCCAGCGAACTCCTCGCGGGCCGGCCACCCGCCCTGCTCACCCCGCTGACCGCCCTGTTCGTGCACGGCAGCTGGCTGCACCTGCTCGGCAACATGCTGTTCCTTTACGTCTTCGGCGTGATGACCGAGGAACGCATGGGCCGGGTGGAGTTCGCACTGTTCTACCTGGCAAGCGGCTATCTGGCCCTCTTCGCGTACGCGGCGGCGCACGCGGGCTCGCAGCAGACCCTGGTGGGAGCGTCCGGGGCCATCTCGGCCGTCCTGGGCGCCTTCCTCTGCCTCTTCCCCCGGGCCCGGGTGACGAGCATCTTCCCGTTCCTGCTGTTCCTGCCGCTGCGCCTGCCCGCCTGGGTCGTCCTCGTCTTCTGGTTCGCCCTGCAGTGGCTGGCGATCCGCAGTCAGGCGGCCGGGCCCGGCGTGGCCTACCTCGCCCACCTCGTCGGCTTCGGCCTCGGCTTCCTCTACGCATGGGCCCGATTCCGCCGGACGGATAGAGTGAAACGCCGAAGGCCCGTGGGACCCGCGGGTGCGGCCGCCACCGAGGGAGAAAGCCAGCCGTGA
- a CDS encoding NYN domain-containing protein: MERASGAEPAASAGDGPVEVLDRPLPEGVRRRVVAFVSEAFGGLTVAELPGQLRQYARFTPTRRAKFAGNAMAAALESDPVFRQRIGERLKESQPELAGAVQAGSPPAAADPVDVAAAAYVLRPTGWVKLVAAAGEEAQRADAERADEEGRRELERLREELAEARAQIKSENEQLRTELLAARKEAETLQRKLRSALSDVKRGEAALRKTTSEIDGIRAEAAAQVAAAESEARRLKTRLGEAESGLEASRRAVREGRSVEDMRLRLLLDTVLEGAQGLRRELALPPASVRPADTVDAVAPGTMTPKDIAARALSETDPALLDQLLALPQVHLVVDGYNVTKTGYPTMPLEKQRLRLLGGLSVLAAQTGAEVTCVFDGAELAAPVLLAPPRGVRVLFSKPGVTADELIRQLVRAEPSGRPVVVVSTDREVADGVAKAGARPVASLLLLKRLSRV, translated from the coding sequence GTGGAGCGTGCAAGCGGTGCTGAACCGGCCGCTTCGGCCGGCGACGGCCCCGTCGAGGTGCTCGACCGCCCGCTGCCCGAAGGAGTGCGGCGCCGGGTCGTCGCCTTCGTCTCGGAGGCGTTCGGCGGCCTGACCGTCGCCGAACTGCCCGGACAATTGCGGCAGTACGCCCGTTTCACCCCGACTCGGCGCGCCAAGTTCGCCGGCAACGCGATGGCCGCCGCCCTGGAGAGCGACCCGGTGTTCCGCCAGCGGATCGGCGAGCGGCTCAAGGAGTCCCAGCCCGAGCTCGCGGGAGCCGTCCAGGCGGGTTCGCCGCCCGCGGCCGCCGACCCCGTGGACGTGGCGGCCGCCGCCTATGTGTTGCGCCCCACCGGCTGGGTGAAGCTGGTGGCCGCGGCCGGCGAGGAGGCCCAGCGCGCGGACGCCGAGCGGGCCGACGAGGAGGGCCGGCGTGAACTGGAGCGGCTGCGCGAGGAACTCGCCGAGGCGCGCGCCCAGATCAAGTCCGAGAACGAACAGTTGCGGACGGAACTGCTCGCGGCGCGCAAGGAAGCCGAAACGCTCCAGCGCAAGCTGCGCAGCGCCCTGAGCGATGTGAAGCGCGGCGAGGCCGCCCTGCGCAAGACCACCTCGGAGATCGACGGCATCCGGGCCGAGGCCGCCGCCCAGGTGGCGGCCGCCGAGAGCGAGGCCCGGCGGCTCAAGACCCGTCTCGGCGAGGCCGAGTCGGGCCTGGAGGCGAGTCGGCGCGCGGTGCGCGAGGGGCGCTCCGTCGAGGACATGCGGCTGCGGCTGCTGCTCGACACCGTCCTGGAGGGCGCCCAGGGCCTGCGCCGCGAACTCGCCCTGCCGCCCGCCTCGGTGCGCCCCGCCGACACCGTGGACGCGGTCGCGCCGGGCACCATGACGCCCAAGGACATCGCGGCGCGTGCGCTCTCCGAGACCGACCCGGCGCTGCTCGACCAGCTCCTCGCGCTGCCCCAGGTGCACCTGGTGGTGGACGGCTACAACGTCACCAAGACCGGCTATCCCACGATGCCGCTGGAGAAGCAGCGGCTGCGGCTGCTCGGCGGGCTCTCGGTGCTCGCCGCGCAGACCGGCGCCGAGGTCACCTGTGTCTTCGACGGCGCGGAACTGGCGGCTCCGGTGCTGCTCGCACCGCCCAGGGGCGTCCGGGTGCTGTTCTCCAAGCCCGGGGTGACCGCGGACGAGCTGATCCGCCAGCTGGTGCGGGCCGAGCCCTCGGGGCGGCCCGTGGTGGTCGTGTCGACGGACCGGGAAGTCGCCGACGGCGTCGCGAAGGCGGGCGCGCGACCGGTCGCCTCCCTGTTGCTCCTGAAGCGCCTGTCGCGCGTCTGA
- a CDS encoding C40 family peptidase encodes MASHRRPKPASRTRVTVLTATAAAAVALTSQAAHADPKPSKDEVKSKVDKLYDEAEKATEAYDGAKEKQSQLEQQVSQIQDKVARGQQELNTLRDGLGSMAAAQYRSGGIDPSLALFLSSNPDDFLDKASSLDQLSATQAEALQKIQGQQRSLAQERQEAQNKLKDLADTRKVLGDKKQEVQGKLSDAQNLLNSLTAQEKASLAADDARANRSNQRADLGNEAPASQRGAAALAAAQTMIGRPYVYGATGTASFDCSGLTSWAYRQAGIDIPRTSEEQANAGTQIGRSQLKPGDLVLFFGDLHHVALYAGNNMVLHAPKPGAVVRYESMDDMPFQFGVRVS; translated from the coding sequence GTGGCGTCCCACCGTCGACCCAAGCCCGCGAGCCGCACCCGCGTGACCGTTCTCACCGCGACCGCCGCCGCCGCCGTTGCCCTCACCTCGCAGGCCGCCCACGCGGACCCGAAACCGTCCAAGGACGAGGTCAAGAGCAAGGTCGACAAGCTCTACGACGAGGCCGAGAAGGCGACCGAGGCGTACGACGGCGCCAAGGAGAAGCAGAGCCAGCTGGAGCAGCAGGTCAGCCAGATCCAGGACAAGGTCGCGCGCGGACAGCAGGAGCTCAACACCCTGCGCGACGGCCTCGGTTCGATGGCCGCGGCGCAGTACCGCTCCGGCGGCATCGACCCCTCGCTCGCGCTCTTCCTCTCCTCCAACCCGGACGACTTCCTCGACAAGGCCAGCTCCCTCGACCAGTTGAGCGCCACTCAGGCCGAGGCGCTCCAGAAGATCCAGGGTCAGCAGCGCTCCCTCGCACAGGAGCGCCAGGAGGCCCAGAACAAGCTGAAGGACCTCGCCGACACCCGCAAGGTGCTCGGCGACAAGAAGCAGGAAGTCCAGGGCAAGCTCAGCGACGCGCAGAACCTGCTCAACTCGCTGACCGCACAGGAGAAGGCCTCGCTCGCCGCCGACGACGCGCGCGCCAACCGCTCCAACCAGCGCGCGGACCTCGGCAACGAGGCGCCCGCCTCCCAGCGCGGCGCCGCCGCCCTCGCCGCGGCCCAGACCATGATCGGCAGGCCGTACGTGTACGGCGCCACCGGCACCGCCTCCTTCGACTGCTCGGGCCTGACCTCCTGGGCCTACCGCCAGGCCGGCATAGACATCCCGAGGACCTCGGAGGAGCAGGCGAACGCCGGCACCCAGATCGGCCGCAGTCAGCTCAAGCCCGGCGACCTGGTGTTGTTCTTCGGAGACCTGCACCACGTCGCCCTGTACGCGGGCAACAACATGGTCCTGCACGCGCCCAAGCCGGGCGCGGTGGTGCGCTACGAGTCGATGGACGACATGCCGTTCCAGTTCGGCGTCCGCGTCAGCTGA
- a CDS encoding C40 family peptidase: MASHRRSSQSGLTQSARVTVLSAAAAAAAAALAAPSASADPHPSGASGQAKVDQLFQEAEQATEQYDKADERADRLRDEVKHAEDAVARGQERINRMRGALGAIAGAQYRSGGIDPSLALLLSADPASYLDKAAALDRLSEHQSGALQDLQREQRRLAQQRADARRKLAELERSRSEVARHKRTVESKLAQARRMLNALPTADRAAFDRASRSGRTELPELSDAQPASDRAAAAVMAARSAIGRPYIWGSNGPSGFDCSGLMQWSYAQAGIGLPRTSQEQRYAGHQVPLSEAKPGDLVAYRHDASHIAMYMGNGQVVHAPYPGAPVRYDPVGMMPVSSVTRV, encoded by the coding sequence GTGGCGTCCCATCGCCGGTCCTCGCAGTCCGGCCTCACCCAGAGCGCCCGCGTCACCGTTCTTTCGGCCGCGGCCGCGGCGGCGGCGGCAGCCCTCGCGGCACCCTCGGCGAGCGCCGACCCGCACCCGTCGGGCGCCTCGGGCCAGGCCAAGGTCGACCAGCTCTTCCAGGAGGCCGAGCAGGCCACCGAGCAGTACGACAAGGCCGATGAGCGGGCCGACCGGCTGCGCGACGAGGTGAAGCACGCCGAGGACGCCGTCGCGCGTGGCCAGGAGCGGATCAACCGCATGCGGGGCGCGCTCGGCGCGATCGCCGGCGCGCAGTACCGCTCCGGCGGCATCGACCCCTCGCTCGCGCTGCTCCTCTCCGCCGACCCGGCCTCCTATCTCGACAAGGCCGCGGCCCTCGACCGGCTGAGCGAGCACCAGAGCGGCGCGCTCCAGGACCTTCAGCGGGAGCAGCGCCGCCTGGCGCAGCAGCGGGCCGACGCGCGCCGCAAACTGGCCGAGCTCGAGCGCAGCCGCAGCGAGGTCGCCCGGCACAAGCGGACCGTGGAGTCGAAGCTGGCGCAGGCGCGCCGCATGCTGAACGCGCTGCCGACCGCCGACCGGGCCGCCTTCGACCGGGCCTCCCGCTCGGGCCGCACCGAACTGCCTGAGCTGTCCGACGCCCAGCCCGCCTCCGATCGGGCCGCGGCGGCCGTCATGGCGGCCCGCTCGGCGATCGGCAGACCGTACATCTGGGGTTCCAACGGGCCCTCGGGGTTCGACTGCTCGGGCCTGATGCAGTGGTCGTACGCCCAGGCCGGCATCGGTCTGCCGCGCACCTCGCAGGAGCAGCGGTACGCGGGCCACCAGGTGCCGCTCTCCGAGGCGAAGCCGGGCGACCTGGTGGCCTACCGCCACGACGCCAGCCACATCGCGATGTACATGGGAAACGGCCAGGTGGTGCACGCCCCGTACCCGGGCGCGCCGGTGCGCTACGACCCGGTGGGGATGATGCCGGTCTCCTCGGTCACCCGCGTCTGA
- a CDS encoding glycosyltransferase family 87 protein produces the protein MSVPRRTLAVTATWAATRCLLLLCVFRVLVLPGPDVTSDVHVIYQGWSQVLQTGTYPLDDVTWQYPPAAALAILSPAALPFLDYASAFFVLAFLADALVFGLLMYAAGRPGKSRGGAWMWALGVPLLGPTAYARYDLMVTAVAVTALLAGARHPRVLGALAAFGALLKVWPVLLLVRAPRRAWTTAAVTAAGLSLACAAAAPGAFAFLTFQRERGTEVESLGALVFQVARHSGWPGRVQLNYGSVEFLGPYVPLVSTLALALSALALGWLLLWRIRARGPVRPSTLADAAFTAVLLFTTTSRVISPQYLLWLVGLGAVCLVFRRSPMVLPGQLVLAATGVTLLEFPIWFSHVVAGDRLGILLLAVRNALLLTASLVSCHRLWQSASPTRNPLTLPVQPTRTTESSSSR, from the coding sequence ATGAGCGTTCCCCGGCGCACCCTCGCCGTGACGGCCACCTGGGCCGCGACCCGCTGTCTGCTGCTGCTCTGCGTCTTCAGGGTTCTGGTGCTGCCGGGTCCGGACGTCACCAGCGATGTCCACGTCATCTACCAGGGCTGGTCGCAGGTCCTCCAGACCGGCACGTACCCGCTGGACGACGTGACCTGGCAGTACCCGCCGGCTGCCGCGCTCGCGATCCTCTCCCCCGCGGCGCTCCCCTTCCTGGACTACGCCTCGGCCTTCTTCGTGCTCGCCTTCCTCGCCGACGCGCTGGTCTTCGGCCTGCTGATGTACGCGGCCGGGCGGCCCGGCAAGTCCCGCGGCGGCGCCTGGATGTGGGCGCTGGGGGTGCCGCTGCTCGGCCCGACCGCGTACGCCCGCTACGACCTGATGGTGACCGCGGTCGCCGTCACGGCGCTGCTCGCGGGCGCCCGCCACCCCCGGGTCCTCGGTGCGCTGGCGGCTTTCGGGGCGCTGCTCAAGGTGTGGCCGGTCCTGCTGCTCGTGCGCGCCCCGCGCCGGGCCTGGACGACCGCCGCCGTCACGGCGGCCGGGCTGTCGCTGGCGTGCGCGGCGGCGGCGCCGGGGGCGTTCGCCTTCCTCACCTTCCAGCGGGAGCGGGGTACCGAGGTGGAGTCGCTGGGGGCGCTGGTCTTCCAGGTGGCCCGGCACTCCGGCTGGCCGGGGCGGGTGCAGCTGAACTACGGCTCGGTGGAGTTCCTCGGCCCGTACGTCCCACTGGTATCCACGCTGGCGCTGGCGCTGAGCGCGCTCGCCCTCGGGTGGCTGCTGCTGTGGCGGATCAGGGCCCGTGGCCCGGTGCGGCCGAGCACCCTGGCGGACGCGGCCTTCACCGCGGTGCTGCTCTTCACCACCACCAGCCGCGTCATCAGCCCGCAGTACCTGCTGTGGCTGGTCGGTCTGGGCGCAGTGTGCCTCGTCTTCCGCCGCAGCCCCATGGTCCTCCCCGGCCAACTGGTCCTGGCCGCGACCGGCGTGACGCTCCTGGAGTTCCCGATCTGGTTCTCCCACGTGGTGGCCGGCGACCGGCTCGGCATCCTGCTCCTCGCCGTCCGCAACGCCCTCCTGCTCACCGCGTCCCTCGTGTCCTGCCACCGCCTGTGGCAGTCGGCGTCCCCCACCCGCAACCCGCTAACCCTGCCCGTTCAGCCGACCCGCACGACCGAGTCGTCCAGCAGCCGCTGA